Proteins from a single region of Gordonia hongkongensis:
- a CDS encoding phage major capsid protein, which produces MAIQTTHDSASAWSPDITAVAPTDAVPDALILNTSTVAGDIEGDAPLVRVQYVDDADASFTAEGEYITEEDPGLSERVVPTGKVTQLIKLSREQWAQPNANELLSASVARAVTKAGNKAYLDQPVPTSPAVTPPAGLLHIPGIINGGAVDEDLDGLVDLLALLATNDSTPSHIVLSPTAWASLRKFKTGADYNTSLLGTGATDAQRFLLDLPVIVTPAAPVDTGLVIDQTAVVSAVGPVMVATSEHAFFGADSIAVRCTWRFGANAVKPDRLGKFTVTAPE; this is translated from the coding sequence ATGGCCATCCAAACCACCCACGACAGCGCCTCGGCCTGGTCTCCAGACATCACCGCCGTCGCACCCACCGACGCCGTACCCGACGCCCTGATCCTCAACACCTCGACTGTCGCCGGTGACATCGAGGGCGACGCACCACTCGTCCGCGTCCAGTACGTCGACGACGCCGACGCCTCTTTCACCGCCGAGGGCGAGTACATCACCGAGGAAGACCCCGGCCTGTCTGAGCGGGTTGTGCCCACCGGCAAGGTCACTCAGCTGATCAAGCTCAGCCGGGAACAGTGGGCTCAGCCCAACGCCAACGAACTCCTGTCCGCCAGCGTTGCCCGCGCCGTCACCAAGGCCGGCAACAAGGCGTACCTCGACCAGCCCGTACCGACTTCGCCCGCCGTTACACCACCTGCTGGTCTGCTCCACATTCCCGGCATCATCAACGGTGGCGCCGTCGATGAAGACCTGGATGGGCTGGTCGACCTCCTCGCGCTGCTCGCCACGAACGACAGCACACCGAGCCACATCGTGCTCAGCCCCACCGCGTGGGCATCGCTGCGGAAGTTCAAGACCGGCGCGGACTACAACACCAGCCTGCTCGGTACCGGCGCGACCGACGCCCAGAGGTTCCTGCTCGATTTGCCGGTGATCGTCACCCCGGCCGCACCCGTAGACACCGGCCTCGTCATCGACCAGACCGCCGTCGTCTCGGCCGTCGGACCCGTCATGGTCGCCACCAGCGAACACGCGTTCTTCGGCGCCGACAGCATCGCCGTCCGCTGCACCTGGCGCTTCGGAGCCAACGCGGTCAAGCCTGATCGGCTCGGCAAGTTCACCGTCACCGCACCCGAGTAA
- a CDS encoding oxidoreductase — protein sequence MTTDPLLPLLELPGVAAAADRARDALSAVHRHPANLRGWDKTATEASWRAGRSSAAIDGGSVELRRDGDFDDPILAGAMRVSQALDGDSLVTLTSVIRRAPAQALARLHTLAAADLVDDPEDLGRPRSGTDVAERLNLLGQLTTGATSVPAPVLVAVVHGELLAVDAFPAANGVVARAASRLVGAATGLDPHCLGVPEVTWFKRVGEYRTLATNFGAGTESGLRDWIIFCCEALESGAAEAKSIADAARSG from the coding sequence GTGACCACCGACCCACTGTTGCCCCTGCTGGAGCTGCCCGGCGTCGCCGCCGCCGCCGATCGAGCACGGGATGCCCTCTCCGCAGTGCACCGGCACCCCGCCAACCTGCGAGGATGGGACAAGACCGCCACCGAGGCGTCGTGGCGGGCGGGCCGGTCCTCGGCCGCGATCGACGGCGGAAGTGTCGAGCTCCGACGCGATGGCGACTTCGACGACCCGATTTTGGCCGGCGCGATGCGGGTGTCGCAGGCCCTCGACGGCGATTCGCTGGTCACACTCACCTCGGTGATCCGCCGGGCTCCCGCGCAGGCGCTGGCGAGGTTGCACACCCTCGCCGCCGCGGACCTCGTCGACGACCCGGAAGATCTCGGGCGGCCCCGGAGTGGGACGGATGTCGCCGAACGTCTCAACTTGTTGGGGCAGTTGACAACCGGCGCCACCTCGGTCCCGGCGCCGGTGCTCGTGGCGGTGGTGCACGGCGAGCTGCTGGCAGTGGACGCCTTCCCCGCTGCCAACGGTGTCGTCGCTCGTGCCGCGTCTCGGCTCGTCGGCGCCGCGACCGGGCTGGACCCGCACTGCCTCGGCGTGCCGGAGGTGACCTGGTTCAAGCGGGTCGGCGAGTATCGCACGTTGGCGACGAACTTCGGGGCTGGTACCGAGTCGGGCCTGCGGGACTGGATCATCTTCTGCTGCGAGGCCCTGGAATCCGGTGCGGCCGAGGCGAAGTCGATCGCGGACGCGGCCCGGTCGGGTTAG
- a CDS encoding type II secretion system F family protein, translating to MIAGGLTGTACSAVLLAAALWIWPAPRWLLYRVTDPPPPDRTPRWLGAGPTADDPFAVAAAFDLFAVCLRAGLPVGTAASVVAERAPASMAAPLAHVADLLQLGADPDAAWSALLDGPDGETSDDHLDALAAMARRSARAGSSLAGGLAELADDVRRRAHDDALAAAERAGVAISGPLGLCFLPAFICLGIVPVVVGLASSVLGSI from the coding sequence ATGATCGCCGGCGGCCTCACCGGCACGGCGTGTTCGGCGGTGCTGCTCGCGGCCGCGCTGTGGATCTGGCCCGCGCCGCGCTGGCTGCTCTATCGGGTGACCGATCCGCCGCCGCCCGATCGCACGCCGCGGTGGCTCGGTGCCGGTCCCACCGCCGACGACCCGTTCGCGGTCGCGGCGGCCTTCGATCTGTTCGCGGTGTGCCTACGCGCCGGTCTGCCGGTGGGGACCGCGGCCTCGGTGGTCGCCGAACGCGCGCCGGCGTCGATGGCGGCGCCCCTCGCTCACGTCGCCGACCTGCTGCAGCTGGGCGCCGATCCGGACGCGGCATGGTCGGCCCTGCTCGACGGACCGGACGGCGAGACGTCCGACGACCATCTCGATGCACTCGCCGCGATGGCGCGCCGGTCGGCGCGGGCCGGCTCGTCGCTGGCGGGCGGTCTCGCCGAACTCGCCGATGATGTTCGACGCCGGGCGCACGACGACGCACTCGCCGCCGCCGAACGGGCCGGTGTCGCGATCAGCGGCCCGCTCGGACTGTGCTTCCTGCCCGCGTTCATCTGTCTCGGGATCGTCCCGGTCGTCGTCGGGCTCGCCTCGTCGGTTCTGGGTTCGATCTGA
- a CDS encoding VOC family protein — translation MTDSGHRHHAIDYIELTVTDSAAAQAFYAAAFGWQFNDYGPAYAGIANPGGPDLPEVGGLATSEVAAVRGGPLVLLYSDDLDASVERVRAAGGEIVNGPYAFPGGRRFHFTDPSGNELGVWSTS, via the coding sequence ATGACCGACTCCGGGCACCGACACCATGCCATCGACTACATCGAACTCACCGTCACCGACTCGGCCGCGGCGCAGGCGTTCTACGCAGCTGCGTTCGGCTGGCAGTTCAACGACTACGGTCCCGCATACGCGGGAATCGCGAATCCGGGCGGCCCGGACCTGCCCGAGGTCGGGGGTCTCGCGACGAGCGAGGTCGCGGCCGTACGCGGTGGTCCCCTTGTGCTGCTCTACTCCGACGATCTCGACGCCTCAGTGGAGCGGGTGCGCGCGGCGGGTGGCGAGATCGTGAACGGCCCCTACGCTTTTCCCGGTGGTCGTAGGTTCCACTTCACGGATCCGAGCGGGAACGAACTCGGGGTGTGGTCGACCTCTTAG
- the acs gene encoding acetate--CoA ligase, whose translation MSSTVQAFPPSDEFAAQANGTAEMYDHADADRLEFWAEQARRLDWATEFTTTLDWSDAPFAKWFVGGKLNVAVNCVDRHVAAGKGDRVAIHWVGEPGDTRDLTYSQLLAEVSKAANYFSSIGLVAGDRVAIYMPMVPEALISMLACARLGLTHSVVFAGFSSGALRSRVDDAEAKLVITTDGQYRRGQPAPLKTQVDEALGTGDDAAESVEKVLVVRRTNHDPDLNWVEGRDVWWEDTVDEQSDTHDAEAFDAEHPLFLLYTSGTTGKPKGIVHSSGGYLTQVSYTFHYVFDHKEGRDVFWCGADIGWVTGHSYLVYGPLSNGATEVVYEGTPNSPNEHRHFEIIQKYGVTIYYIAPTLIRTFMKWGREIPDAHDLSSIRLLGSVGEPINPEAWKWYREVIGGNSAPIVDTWWQTETGAIMISPLPGVTATKPGSAMKPLPGISANIVDDQGNPVGAGEQGYLVLDQPWPSMLRGIWGDDERFRDTYWSRFAEQGWYFAGDGARYDEDHALWVLGRVDDVMNVSGHRISTAEVESALVGHSGVAEAAVIGAADETTGQGIVAFVILREGVENTGDQLIAELRQQVSVEISPIAKPREINVVPELPKTRSGKIMRRLLKDVAEGRELGDTSTLVDPSVFEAIRAKKA comes from the coding sequence ATGTCCTCCACCGTCCAGGCATTTCCTCCCTCCGACGAGTTCGCCGCCCAGGCCAACGGCACCGCCGAGATGTATGACCATGCCGATGCCGACCGCCTCGAGTTCTGGGCCGAGCAGGCCCGGCGGCTGGACTGGGCCACCGAGTTCACCACCACCCTCGACTGGTCCGACGCCCCGTTCGCCAAGTGGTTCGTCGGAGGCAAGCTCAACGTCGCGGTCAACTGCGTGGATCGGCACGTCGCCGCAGGCAAGGGCGACCGCGTCGCCATCCACTGGGTCGGTGAACCCGGCGACACCCGCGACCTCACCTACAGCCAGCTGCTCGCCGAGGTCAGCAAGGCCGCCAACTACTTCTCGTCCATCGGGCTGGTCGCCGGGGATCGCGTCGCCATCTACATGCCGATGGTCCCCGAGGCCCTGATCTCGATGCTCGCCTGCGCCCGCCTCGGCCTCACCCACTCCGTGGTCTTCGCCGGCTTCTCCTCCGGAGCGCTGCGCTCCCGCGTCGACGACGCCGAGGCCAAGCTCGTCATCACCACCGACGGACAGTACCGCCGTGGCCAGCCGGCGCCGTTGAAGACCCAGGTCGACGAGGCGCTCGGCACCGGCGACGACGCCGCGGAATCCGTCGAGAAGGTCCTCGTCGTGCGTCGTACCAACCACGACCCCGACCTGAACTGGGTCGAAGGCCGCGACGTGTGGTGGGAAGACACCGTCGACGAACAGTCGGACACCCACGACGCCGAGGCCTTCGATGCCGAACACCCACTCTTCCTGCTCTACACCTCGGGCACCACCGGCAAGCCCAAGGGCATCGTCCACTCCTCCGGCGGCTACCTCACCCAGGTCAGCTACACGTTCCACTACGTCTTCGACCACAAAGAAGGCCGCGATGTCTTCTGGTGTGGCGCCGACATCGGCTGGGTGACCGGCCACTCCTACCTCGTCTACGGTCCGCTCTCCAACGGCGCGACCGAGGTCGTCTACGAGGGAACCCCCAACTCCCCCAACGAACACCGCCACTTCGAGATCATCCAGAAATACGGCGTCACCATCTACTACATCGCGCCGACCCTGATCCGCACCTTCATGAAGTGGGGACGGGAGATCCCCGACGCCCACGACCTGTCCAGCATCCGGCTGCTCGGCAGCGTCGGCGAACCGATCAACCCCGAGGCCTGGAAGTGGTACCGCGAGGTCATCGGCGGCAACTCCGCACCCATCGTCGACACCTGGTGGCAGACCGAGACCGGCGCCATCATGATCTCGCCGCTTCCCGGCGTGACCGCGACCAAGCCGGGATCGGCGATGAAGCCCCTGCCCGGCATCAGCGCCAACATCGTCGACGACCAGGGCAACCCGGTCGGCGCCGGTGAGCAGGGCTACCTCGTGCTCGACCAGCCGTGGCCGTCGATGCTGCGAGGGATCTGGGGCGACGACGAGCGCTTCCGCGACACGTACTGGTCACGGTTCGCCGAGCAGGGCTGGTACTTCGCCGGCGACGGCGCCCGCTACGACGAGGACCACGCACTCTGGGTCCTCGGACGCGTCGACGACGTCATGAACGTCTCCGGCCACCGCATCTCCACCGCCGAGGTCGAGTCCGCGCTCGTCGGGCACTCCGGTGTCGCCGAAGCCGCGGTCATCGGCGCCGCCGACGAGACCACCGGCCAGGGCATCGTCGCCTTCGTCATCCTGCGCGAGGGCGTGGAGAACACCGGGGACCAGCTGATCGCCGAACTGCGCCAGCAGGTGTCGGTGGAGATCTCGCCGATCGCCAAACCCCGCGAGATCAACGTCGTGCCCGAACTGCCCAAGACACGCTCGGGCAAGATCATGCGCCGTCTGCTCAAGGACGTCGCCGAAGGCCGCGAACTCGGCGACACCTCCACCCTCGTCGACCCCTCGGTCTTCGAAGCGATCCGCGCGAAGAAGGCCTGA
- a CDS encoding HNH endonuclease signature motif containing protein, whose translation MPFASTTVRNRRRAEVRRRDGDAPCALQITADCQAVDGLIEYDAPPLDPRAFQVDHIVSSDEARRMGWSEVEADVLDNCVGVCRQCNREKSAGRAPTGSPVRPTYVNPRFDWEPESYG comes from the coding sequence ATGCCGTTTGCGTCGACCACTGTCCGGAATCGGCGGCGTGCGGAGGTTCGTCGGCGTGATGGTGATGCGCCGTGTGCGTTGCAGATCACGGCGGACTGCCAGGCCGTTGATGGGCTGATCGAGTACGACGCACCGCCTCTTGATCCGCGGGCGTTTCAGGTGGATCACATCGTTTCGTCTGATGAGGCTCGCCGTATGGGGTGGTCGGAGGTCGAGGCCGACGTTCTGGACAACTGTGTCGGTGTGTGTCGGCAGTGCAACCGAGAGAAGTCGGCTGGCCGTGCTCCTACGGGGTCGCCTGTTCGTCCGACGTATGTCAATCCGCGATTTGATTGGGAGCCTGAGAGTTATGGCTGA
- a CDS encoding DUF6011 domain-containing protein — protein MPDKKEPPAVTGGSSEAVGWVRDFHHHSEPLTPEERYEVAVVSAAAELGYRPAVQCTRCGSWLVAPKSVALHRGPVCRGKAGDDD, from the coding sequence ATGCCAGACAAGAAGGAACCCCCGGCGGTCACCGGGGGCTCTAGTGAAGCAGTCGGGTGGGTGCGCGACTTCCATCATCATAGCGAACCTCTGACGCCCGAAGAGCGGTACGAGGTAGCAGTCGTGTCGGCCGCCGCTGAACTTGGGTACCGGCCAGCCGTCCAATGCACACGGTGCGGCTCATGGCTCGTTGCCCCCAAATCCGTTGCGCTGCATCGTGGTCCTGTCTGCCGAGGGAAGGCGGGCGACGATGACTGA
- a CDS encoding recombinase family protein, whose translation MPERIAVIYCRISQDRTGLRAGVDRQRADCERLAESLGWTVGDVFVDNDVSAYGRRPRPEYQRMLDLLRDGRVGALIAWHTDRLYRSIPDLSELVEICDDRGIEIRTCKAGEVDLSTPSGRLSATMFASIARYEVERSAERLRSAKDQQAREGKFRGGPRPFGYQDGGLQLDETEAARLREAADHLLSGGSLMAVTRRWNSEGFTTARGSKWTVTALRKVLTRGRNAGLVEQQGRVVGPALWPAIFDEDTLHAIRAVVSDPTRRTATSYEKKHQGAGIYRCGKCDAPMKTIKAHGGGRDYRCAEQLHLSQKQDPLDEFVSALVVGRLSRPDAAVMFAAEPDCDPVQLARTREGIQARKDELAALFAAGTIDGSQLKRGSADLQVKLDAVDAELAAARQQSPVADLALAPDVAERWSELTADVRGKIIDALMRVTVLPVGAGAKRRDFHVSERVSVEWKR comes from the coding sequence ATGCCGGAGCGAATCGCAGTCATCTACTGCCGCATCTCACAGGACCGAACCGGCCTACGAGCAGGCGTGGATCGACAACGAGCCGATTGCGAACGACTGGCAGAGTCCCTGGGCTGGACCGTGGGAGACGTGTTCGTCGACAACGACGTCTCAGCCTACGGGCGCCGACCCAGACCCGAGTACCAACGAATGTTGGACCTGCTTCGGGACGGGAGAGTGGGCGCCCTGATCGCCTGGCACACCGACAGGCTTTACCGATCCATCCCCGACCTGTCCGAGCTCGTTGAGATCTGCGACGACCGCGGCATCGAGATCCGCACCTGCAAGGCCGGCGAAGTGGATCTATCGACGCCCAGCGGTCGTCTCTCCGCCACAATGTTTGCGAGCATCGCCCGGTACGAGGTCGAACGCTCCGCTGAACGCCTCAGGTCCGCCAAAGACCAACAGGCCCGGGAAGGCAAATTCCGCGGCGGGCCACGGCCATTCGGCTATCAGGACGGTGGGCTACAGCTAGACGAGACAGAGGCGGCGAGACTCCGCGAAGCAGCCGACCATCTTCTGTCCGGTGGTTCACTGATGGCAGTAACGCGACGGTGGAACTCAGAGGGCTTCACCACCGCCCGCGGCTCGAAATGGACCGTGACGGCACTGCGGAAGGTTCTCACCCGCGGACGGAACGCCGGCCTGGTCGAGCAACAGGGGAGAGTCGTCGGCCCCGCTCTGTGGCCGGCAATCTTCGACGAGGACACCTTGCACGCGATTCGCGCCGTCGTCTCCGACCCGACGAGACGCACCGCAACCTCGTACGAGAAGAAGCACCAGGGCGCCGGGATCTATCGTTGCGGGAAGTGTGACGCACCGATGAAAACCATCAAGGCGCATGGTGGGGGCCGTGACTACCGTTGCGCTGAGCAACTGCACCTGTCCCAGAAACAAGACCCGCTCGACGAGTTCGTGAGCGCCCTCGTCGTCGGTCGACTTTCACGCCCTGACGCCGCCGTCATGTTCGCAGCGGAACCAGATTGCGACCCGGTTCAACTCGCTCGTACCCGCGAAGGCATACAGGCTCGCAAGGACGAACTCGCCGCGCTATTCGCGGCCGGGACCATCGACGGCTCGCAGCTGAAACGGGGCAGCGCGGATCTGCAGGTGAAGCTGGACGCGGTTGACGCCGAGTTGGCCGCTGCTCGACAACAATCCCCGGTTGCCGACCTTGCCCTCGCGCCCGACGTTGCGGAGCGATGGTCAGAACTGACGGCAGACGTGCGCGGCAAGATTATCGACGCGCTGATGAGAGTCACAGTGCTACCAGTAGGAGCCGGAGCGAAACGGCGTGATTTCCACGTCAGTGAGAGAGTCAGCGTGGAGTGGAAGAGATGA
- a CDS encoding TadA family conjugal transfer-associated ATPase, with the protein MTQARIDGPADEALLDRVRSRLAADAADPSPAVIADAIRAEAGGVLGDTDLLAALRFLQTELTGAGKLEQLLAEPDIADILVAGPDEVWVDRGSGLEQTTIRFPDEASVRRLAGRLALGAGRRLDDAQPWVDGQLSNVGRRGYTVRLHAIIPPLAADGTCISLRVLRSASKDLPSLVESGAIPSEVVPIIGDILRNRLAFLVIGGTGTGKTTLLNALIGAMDPRERVVCVEDALELAPRHPQVVRLVARASNVEGVGEVPVRTLVRQALRMRPDRIIVGEVRGGEVIDLLTALNTGHDGSAGTVHANSTSEVPARMEALAALGGMARDALHSQLGAALQVVLGVARNAGGTRGLAEVGVVRRDDAGRVTIVPIWLRNSGFTAERDHFDRLVAGRGPVSGDRR; encoded by the coding sequence GTGACCCAGGCGCGAATCGACGGACCGGCCGACGAGGCGCTGTTGGACCGGGTTCGCTCGCGACTGGCCGCCGACGCGGCCGACCCGAGTCCGGCCGTCATCGCCGACGCGATCCGCGCCGAGGCCGGGGGAGTGCTGGGTGACACCGACCTGCTCGCCGCCCTCCGCTTCCTGCAGACCGAGCTGACCGGAGCGGGCAAGCTCGAGCAACTCCTCGCCGAACCCGACATCGCCGACATCCTGGTCGCCGGTCCCGACGAAGTCTGGGTCGACCGCGGATCCGGACTCGAGCAGACGACGATCCGCTTCCCGGACGAGGCGTCGGTACGCCGCCTCGCGGGTCGGCTGGCCCTGGGCGCCGGGCGGCGGCTCGACGACGCCCAGCCCTGGGTCGACGGGCAGCTGTCGAACGTCGGTCGGCGCGGATACACCGTGCGGCTGCACGCGATCATCCCGCCGCTTGCCGCGGACGGTACATGTATCTCCTTGCGGGTCCTGCGTTCGGCATCCAAGGATCTGCCGAGCCTCGTCGAGAGCGGCGCGATCCCGTCCGAGGTGGTGCCGATCATCGGGGACATCCTTCGGAACCGCCTGGCATTTTTGGTGATCGGCGGTACCGGGACCGGCAAGACGACCCTGCTCAACGCATTGATCGGAGCGATGGATCCGCGTGAGCGGGTCGTCTGCGTCGAAGATGCGCTCGAACTGGCCCCGCGCCATCCGCAGGTGGTGAGGTTGGTCGCGCGCGCGTCGAATGTCGAAGGCGTGGGCGAGGTGCCGGTGCGGACCCTGGTCCGTCAGGCACTTCGGATGAGACCCGACCGGATCATCGTCGGAGAGGTTCGCGGCGGTGAGGTCATCGACCTCCTCACCGCGCTGAACACCGGGCACGACGGGAGTGCCGGCACGGTCCACGCGAACTCGACGTCGGAGGTGCCGGCGCGGATGGAGGCCCTCGCCGCCCTCGGAGGCATGGCCCGCGACGCTCTCCACAGTCAGCTGGGTGCCGCACTGCAGGTGGTGCTCGGCGTGGCGCGCAACGCGGGCGGGACCCGCGGACTCGCCGAGGTCGGGGTCGTCCGGCGCGACGACGCCGGACGCGTGACCATCGTGCCGATCTGGTTGCGGAACAGCGGATTCACGGCGGAGCGCGATCACTTCGACCGGTTGGTCGCCGGGCGTGGGCCGGTGTCGGGGGACCGACGATGA
- the ssd gene encoding septum site-determining protein Ssd, translating to MPDELLVLVDPDLHDDVARCAAAAGYHVLNAPADDCRREWLTARAVAADPSAIAVLDRVRPPRRPGLVLVSAAEPGAHVWRMAMELGIEDASTLPADEGRLVRVLTECRVPRRRPAGVVALIGAHGGAGASTLAAAVALTSAGAESPTLLLDLDDMGAGADLLLGIERRRGLRWQDLSLDGGVVGGTALHQALPSAGEGLAVLTSQRRPSAGLSVEAVTAVIDAGHTHGDLVVLDLPRSDAPVVRAAIASSDVVVVVTTPTVGGCAAARRIVDRVVGDEVAVELVVRGPSPGGLRPQQVADAIGLPLLAAYRPEPRLAGRLEGGPLRLRPRSPLGRAAHTVHARVAERRQRAS from the coding sequence ATGCCCGATGAACTCCTGGTTCTCGTAGATCCCGACCTCCACGACGACGTCGCTCGCTGCGCCGCCGCAGCCGGATACCACGTCCTCAACGCGCCGGCGGACGATTGCCGTCGCGAATGGCTGACCGCCCGGGCCGTCGCGGCCGACCCGTCCGCGATCGCTGTTCTCGACCGGGTGCGCCCACCTCGGCGACCCGGTCTCGTACTGGTGAGTGCGGCCGAACCGGGAGCACACGTCTGGCGGATGGCGATGGAACTGGGTATCGAAGACGCATCGACGCTCCCGGCCGACGAAGGACGCCTCGTCCGGGTGCTGACGGAGTGCCGGGTGCCCAGACGCCGACCCGCGGGTGTCGTGGCGCTCATCGGTGCTCACGGTGGTGCCGGGGCGTCGACCCTGGCCGCGGCGGTTGCGCTGACGTCGGCAGGTGCCGAGTCGCCCACGCTGCTGCTCGACCTCGACGACATGGGCGCCGGAGCCGATCTCCTGCTGGGCATCGAGCGCCGCCGCGGGCTGCGGTGGCAGGATCTCTCGCTCGATGGCGGCGTCGTCGGCGGTACGGCGCTCCACCAGGCGCTGCCGAGCGCGGGCGAGGGCCTGGCGGTGTTGACCTCACAACGCCGGCCGAGCGCCGGGTTGAGTGTCGAGGCGGTCACCGCGGTGATCGACGCGGGGCACACCCATGGTGATCTCGTCGTGCTCGACCTGCCCCGGTCCGACGCGCCGGTGGTGCGCGCCGCGATCGCGTCCTCCGATGTCGTGGTGGTGGTGACCACGCCCACCGTCGGCGGATGCGCCGCGGCTCGACGCATCGTCGACCGTGTCGTCGGTGACGAGGTGGCCGTCGAGCTGGTGGTGCGCGGCCCGTCGCCCGGCGGGTTGCGTCCGCAACAGGTCGCCGATGCCATCGGACTCCCACTGCTCGCCGCCTATCGGCCGGAGCCCCGTCTCGCGGGGCGGCTGGAGGGTGGTCCGTTGCGGTTGCGGCCTCGCAGTCCGCTCGGACGCGCGGCGCACACCGTGCACGCCAGGGTCGCCGAGCGCCGCCAGCGTGCGTCGTGA
- a CDS encoding type II secretion system F family protein, with protein MMSTPVAVALVVGAVGVALQLSAAPRARHRLHTVSGQPRPARRSAPAVLIPMTVPFGALLIGGLAAAVAAAIVVTVVLWVRRRRSAEKRLVRQSDDLLLGLSLMIAELSVGAPPVRACEVAVAELRRREPHDPATGAEIANGLESMAFRAALGGSVIDPVSGAGLAGRVSGEASWRRIGVAWQIAEDRGLPMVDLLGAVRSDLQARRGFADRTRAGLSGPRATAAVLAGLPLLGIALGQATGAGPIQVLLGGGLGGILLVVGCALVAAGIGWSERITGKVLAR; from the coding sequence ATGATGTCCACGCCGGTCGCCGTCGCGCTGGTCGTGGGAGCCGTGGGCGTCGCGCTGCAGCTGTCGGCCGCGCCGCGAGCGAGACACCGACTCCATACGGTGTCCGGACAACCCCGCCCCGCCCGGAGATCGGCACCGGCCGTGCTGATCCCGATGACGGTCCCGTTCGGGGCGCTCCTGATCGGCGGACTGGCGGCCGCCGTCGCTGCCGCGATCGTTGTGACCGTCGTGCTGTGGGTACGTCGGCGGCGGTCGGCCGAGAAGCGCCTCGTCCGCCAGTCGGATGACTTGCTCCTGGGGCTGTCGCTGATGATCGCCGAACTGTCGGTGGGCGCGCCACCGGTCCGGGCCTGCGAGGTCGCGGTCGCCGAACTCCGTCGTCGCGAGCCCCATGACCCGGCCACCGGAGCGGAGATCGCGAACGGGTTGGAGTCGATGGCGTTCCGGGCCGCCCTGGGCGGGTCGGTGATCGACCCGGTGTCCGGGGCCGGCCTGGCGGGCAGGGTCTCGGGCGAGGCGTCCTGGCGTCGTATCGGCGTGGCCTGGCAGATCGCCGAGGACCGCGGCCTGCCGATGGTCGACCTGCTCGGTGCAGTGCGTTCGGATCTTCAGGCGCGGCGTGGCTTCGCGGATCGGACGCGAGCCGGACTGTCCGGACCGCGGGCGACGGCGGCGGTCCTCGCCGGTCTGCCATTGCTCGGGATCGCCCTGGGTCAGGCGACCGGTGCGGGTCCGATCCAGGTCCTCCTCGGCGGTGGCCTGGGTGGGATCCTGCTGGTGGTCGGGTGCGCTCTGGTCGCCGCGGGGATCGGCTGGTCCGAGCGCATCACCGGCAAGGTGCTGGCACGATGA